The following nucleotide sequence is from Paracrocinitomix mangrovi.
CTCAACCTCAAGTTGATTATCTGTATCAACAGTAGCGTTAGTGTCAATGTCTATTTCATTGATCAATTCATCCCCTTCGTTGCCGCCACAGCTGCCTAAAAATAAGGTGGCACTCAATGCCAAAATTCCTATCTTAAATTTTTTATTTTTCATTAATTTTCGGTTAGTCGAGTCAAGCAAATATAGTATTTTATTTAGTTCTGATACGGGAACTTAGAATAAATGTTTCTTGTAAGTTCTTGAATGTGATTTTTTAACTTATCACTCACGTTTACAAGCGGTAGTCTTAAATGCGACTCAATAATATTTAATTCTGCTAATGCTTCTTTAATTCCGCCGGGATTTCCTTCTTGAAATAGAGGCGAAATAATAGGTAGAACACCATAGTGATACTTGCGTGCTTTTTCCATGTCATTTTTCATAGCAGCATTTACCATTTGAGAGAATTGATTAGGAAAAGCATTTCCAACTACTGAAATAACCCCATCACCGCCTGCTGCTAATATTGGTAAAGTAATTGCGTCATCTCCTGAAATGACTAAGAAATTATCAGGCTTATTTTGGATAATATCCATGATTTGTTCCATGTTTCCTGATGCCTCTTTTACAGCAATCATATTGCTAAAATCTTTGGCTAATCGCAAAGTTGTTTCTGCTGTTATATTAGAAGCTGTTCTGCCCGGAACGTTATAAATGATTACTGGAAGTGTTGTAGCTCCAGCTATACTCTTA
It contains:
- the dapA gene encoding 4-hydroxy-tetrahydrodipicolinate synthase; the protein is MQISKFKGLGVAMVTPFKENGDVDFEGLEKLTEFMIKGGVDYLVVQGTTGESPVLSKEEKQQVLDTVCKVNNARVPVVFGIGGNNTAAVVNDLLSFNLTKVDGILSASPYYNKPTQEGIYAHYKSIAGATTLPVIIYNVPGRTASNITAETTLRLAKDFSNMIAVKEASGNMEQIMDIIQNKPDNFLVISGDDAITLPILAAGGDGVISVVGNAFPNQFSQMVNAAMKNDMEKARKYHYGVLPIISPLFQEGNPGGIKEALAELNIIESHLRLPLVNVSDKLKNHIQELTRNIYSKFPYQN